The Salvelinus namaycush isolate Seneca chromosome 30, SaNama_1.0, whole genome shotgun sequence region GTGTCCTCCTCGCATCGTTGACGGGCCTCTGTGCATCCTATCCCCCCCGCGTCTCCAGGATACCTCCGGGGGAGGCATGGCTCAATCGCCCGCTTTGCATCCCTACACTCCATGTCCTGACCACAGTCACACCTCTCGAGGTAAGGGCCATTGCGGGTGTGATTCAGTCTTATCAACGCGTTGATACAGTGGCTGGGGCATTGCCTCCTGGTGCCTCTGATGTTTCCTTCACAGGCGGCTAGATACTGGCTGTATGCAAGCTCACAGTCTGCCTCCTCATGGCATCGGAGCAGGGCTTGCCAACATATTAACTGGGCATCCAGCGCCAACAGCACCGATGAGAAGAGCGCCAGAGCGCTGCACCAACTTTTCATGCTGGAGAGAGCTCTAGTTCGGCGATGCGCACATTTTCCTCCAGTTAGTGCGGGACAGCCAAGTCTATGATGAATTTAAAACGTAATGTAAATAATAAACCCATTTAGTATGAGGCGTTTATGGTCCAAACATAAATATGTTTAGTAGGCCTAGCTACAAACCTAAAGATGTCCCCGTCTTTCCAATACACGCTTGACAGTTGTGGAATAACAGTCCGTTTTATGAGGGTGAATGAATCCAGTCTGGGACGGAtgagtaaaattgttgaaatccTTTGCATAGATTCAGCTACCCTACAAACAATACACCCATATCCTCCGCAAAACTGTCACAGTCGTGTCAGtaaaaaaggaacaaaaagtgACCACATGCGCTGTCCAAAGTTCGGACACCTACTATCCACATTTCATGCCCTCGTTTGAAAGTATAACTCTTTTGACTCCTGTTTTCAAAATACGTCCAACTTCCTTGGCTTTATAAAACGTTCATATTTTCCGTGTTCTGTATTCCATACTATGTTGGTTGAATTCATTCGAACTGTCTCTTCTCACTGTCGCATTTTCTCCCGCTATGTGTCTTTGTCCCCCTCTTGCAGTTACGCTTCACGCTTCGTTAATCTTTCCCCCACAACACCCCTCCTTTTCCAGAAAAAGAAAGGAAAGTTTTCCTTGCCCCCTCTCCCATTTACAATCCTGGTCAACGATTGGTCGTCGTTGAGGAGTCCGTGGGACTCATTTCTATAGCAACGTAGTTTTTGGCAATCTGCTCGTCATACAGGataaataaaatgtttataaATTTAATGAAACTCACGACCTGTGTGGTCCCCCTTACAAAACACGTCAACGTTTGGGGAGGTAGTGAGTGTGGGGCGCACACAAGCTCCCTAGCAGTCGACAGAAGGCATTCCATTGCTAGAAGCTCATATCTGCACCCACTGCTCCAATTTTAAGTGCAGAAAAAAACAAATCTGTTCCTTTTTAGCGATAACCCGAGGAGGGAAACCTCTATGAAAACCGTCGCACAGTGAGGGTTTCACTTCAAGTTCTACAAATTGTCACCCTgttcactctccctctcgctcttcttTCTAGTGAGTTTTTAAGCCCTGATTGATAGAACAGAATGGAAGAGAATAGTATTTTCTGGCCCGTTTCACGCCAATTGTGTCAGATTGGCCATGCAGTGGCACAGTGTCTTTCTAGGCTGAACATTGTTCACGCCCTGCGCCTATCAATAGAGGAAGGTTTCAGCATCAATATATTTTACAGCTCTCCCCTTTCACACCGCACTTGAAAACTACCAATAGCCCATGCTTCTCTGCTATTAAAATGCTAACTAATGTGTTTTGAAAAAAGAGATAGGAAAAACCCGTAGCGACACCCGGGCTGTCTAGAAATGTCACAAGCAGTTGCTGGCTGGCTTCTCCCTGAAAAACACTGTACACTTTTGCAAAGAGCCATTGATTCTGCCAGATGGCTGAGCTTATTATCAGACTTCACTGGAATGTAAAGTTGCCACTAATAATggtaataatatatattttttataataacATCATTATTTTGGTTAACTTAAGAACGTGGTTATAACAATGGTTATAACAACTATAACATAATCATTTGGCCTATCAGTATTGTAATGATAATAATTTCATGATAATAAACCTTGATCTAATTAGGGGCTAATATGGATTTTGGATTATATTCAGTTTGTCATTAATTCAACAATCATTAATCAACAAACATTCGGATGAGGTTGTATTTTTGTCTCCACCTAGTGTTCAGGACATTAG contains the following coding sequences:
- the LOC120025118 gene encoding growth arrest-specific protein 1-like — its product is MKSWCSALALFSSVLLALDAQLICWQALLRCHEEADCELAYSQYLAACEGNIRGTRRQCPSHCINALIRLNHTRNGPYLERCDCGQDMECRDAKRAIEPCLPRRYPGDAGGIGCTEARQRCEEDTGCHSSLTAYLSYCGQLFNGRKCSSRCKATIQQMLFIPNGMLLNQCVCDGVERPFCEVVKENMSKLCQIGDHSVISDQADMDDMYEDEDYESKTEEICPPGSNSSSPQLSSYMALLCITLARIFY